One genomic window of Cololabis saira isolate AMF1-May2022 chromosome 3, fColSai1.1, whole genome shotgun sequence includes the following:
- the LOC133440749 gene encoding zinc-alpha-2-glycoprotein-like — MFVLQLMLGFLLLHLVMSSGFGNHSLWGLFTYISGPTQFPEFSMVMMLDDIQVGYYDSNTDRLIKVGNGGEKGEELDLGQLALDVVLQSMMKMRTRLDIVKKQLNLTAPGVYVHQGMGACEIQENDQHDFIMFRDGANGHDADSVQYNRTHFLYGGGDGWDFHWDIMEQRYMQKRFSNIYQPLCAQILRRLLESEKNRVMRRVRPRLRLLSQPGRGGAQITCLATDFYPRHINLTLLRDGEPVDEDQMTVGSVLPNGNGLYQLRKTLMVDEEELQRKHKYTCAASHLSLDNRLDVSWRVESFRSFRVQVISAPVVLMVAAVLLLVLMMKMRRSGSEGISMETQESPGANTEEGLEPGVEDWDVTAPLKQISSK; from the exons atgtttgttctCCAGCTGATGTTGGGGTTtctgctcctccacctggtgaTGAGTTCAG GCTTTGGAAATCACTCTCTGTGGGGGTTGTTCACCTACATCTCAGGACCAACCCAGTTCCCAGAGTTCTCCATGGTTATGATGCTGGATGACATCCAGGTGGGGTACTATGACTCAAACACAGACCGACTGATAAAGGTTGGTAATGGAGGTGAGAAAGGGGAGGAGCTTGACCTGGGACAGTTAGCCTTGGATGTGGTGCTGCAGAgtatgatgaagatgaggacgAGGTTGGACATAGTCAAAAAACAGCTAAACCTAACAGCTCCAGGTGTCTACGTTCACCAGGGGATGGGGGCTTGTGAGATCCAAGAAAACGATCAGCATGATTTCATCATGTTCAGGGATGGAGCAAATGGTCATGATGCCGACAGCGTGCAGTATAACAGGACTCACTTCCTGTACGGCGGTGGTGACGGTTGGGATTTCCACTGGGACATCATGGAGCAGAGGTACATGCAGAAACGTTTCTCAAACATCTACCAGCCCTTATGTGCCCAGATTCTGCGACGCCTGCTGGAGAGTGAGAAGAACCGGGTGATGCGTCGTGTTCGACCTCGACTACGCCTCCTATCACAGCCGGGGAGGGGCGGGGCCCAGATCACCTGTCTGGCCACAGACTTCTACCCTCGCCACATCAACCTGACGTTGCTGCGGGACGGTGAACCCGTGGATGAGGACCAAATGACCGTTGGCTCAGTGCTGCCCAACGGCAACGGTCTCTACCAGCTGAGGAAGACGCTGATggtggatgaagaggagctgcagaggaagCACAAGTACACCTGTGCAGCGTCTCACCTGAGTCTGGACAACCGGCTGGACGTGAGCTGGAGGGTGGAGTCTTTCCGTTCATTCAGAGTCCAGGTCATCTCTGCTCCCGTCGTCCTGATGGTTGCTGccgtcctgctgctggtgctgatgatgaagatgaggagatCAGGGTCAGAGggcatctccatggaaacacagGAGAGTCCCGGAGCCAACACTGAAGAGGGATTGGAACCAGGGGTGGAGGACTGGGACGTGACGGCTCCACTGAAGCAGATTTCCTCCAAGTAA